Part of the Campylobacter sp. genome, CTGGGCTAATAGGCGTTCTTACTTCATGCGCGATGGGCTTTATCTTCGCTCATATTTACGGCTATTTATAATAGCTATACGCTCGCGAGTTCGATACTCGCGAGCTTTAAATTTCAAATCCCAGTGGCTTTATAAAATTTTATAAAATTTTGAAATTTTAAATGCTCTAAATTTTTAAATTCTAAAGCTTTCTAAATTCTATTCATAACCCGCTCTAGGCTAATCCGTTTTAAATAAAATTTACGTTATAATCCCGCCAAATTCCACATAGGAGGCAGATATGCAAATCCCTATCGCATACGGCAAAGATGATCATCTAAGCTTAGAGGTAAACGAGAAAAATTTACTAGGCGTTTTTAACCCCAACCCCGTGGCTAAATTTGACGAAACGGCGCTCATCGCAAAGGCTCTGGCAAATCCGATAAATCAAAAAAGCTTTGACGAGTTTATAGCAGGCGAGCAAAAGATCGTCATCATCGTAAATGATGGCACTCGACCGACGCCGACGGCAAAAATTTTAAAGCAAATTTACCCGAAAATCCGCGAGAAAAATAAAATTTTCATCATCGCCACCGGCTGCCATAGAGAGGGCACGCAGGAAGAATACGAGATGATCTTCGGCAAAGAAATTTACGCGGAGATCAGAGCCAAAAACGAAGTTCACGATCACGACTCCAAGCACGACGAGATGGTGTTTTTAGGCGAGTCAAAAAACGGCACGCAGATGTATCTAAACAAAATCGTAGCAGAAGCCAAAAAGGTAATCGTCATAGGCTCGGTCGAGCCGCACTATTTTGCAGGCTACACCGGCGGCAGAAAGGCCTTTTTGCCGGGCACCGCGTCATACGAGAGCATCACGCAAAATCACAAGCTAGCTCTTAGCGCCGACGCGCAGGCGCTGCGCCTAGAGGGCAACCCAGTGCACGAAGATATGATCGACGCGATGAAAGTTCTTGCGCATATCGACGTTTTTTCGATCCAGACGGTGCTTGATAGCGAGCACGGCGTTTATTACGCAAGTGCTGGCGATCTAAACGATAGCTTTTACGATTGCGTGAAAAAGGCAGACGAGGTCTTTTGCGTAGACATCCCGCGCAAGGCCGACATCGTGATCTCGGTCGCGCCCTATCCGATGGACGTCGATCTCTATCAGGCGCAAAAAGCCCTAGATAACGGCAAACTAGCGCTCGCGCAGGACGGAATTTTAATCATGGTCGCAAAGTGCCGCACCGGCATCGGACCAAAGCCGTTTTTTGATCTGATGGCTTCCGCCGACACGCCTAAAAAGGTGCTAGAAAAGATCAGTGCGGGTTTTAAGCTCGGCTATCATAAGGCCGCTAAAATGGCCGAAATCTCGCTCTGGGCGCAGACCTGGGCGGTAAGCGATCTGAGCGACGATGAGATGCGAGCCGTACACCTAAAGCCGTACCACGACATCCAAAAGGCCGTGGACGACGCACTCGCGCAAAAGGGCGCGGACGCAAAAATCATCATCCTGCCGTTTGGCTCGATGATGGTGCCTAAGGCGTAAGTTTGGCTAAAATTTTATATTACGACGCGAGCGCGGGCATTAGCGGCGATATGAACTTAGCCGCGCTGGTGGAGCTCGGAGTGGATTTTGACTATCTTTGCGCCGAGCTTGAGAAGTTAAATTTAGCCGGCGAATTTAAGCTGGAGCGCAAAAGCGTGCTAAAAAACGGCATCGCTGCGACTAAAATCGACGTCGTGCCGCTAAAATCGCAGCCCCACGCCAGAAGCTACGCCGATATCAAGCAAATTTTAGAGAGTTCAAATTTAAGCCAGAGCTGCAAACAAAGAGCGGGCGCGATATTTCGCACCATTGCAGAGGCGGAGGCCAAAGTCCACGGCACGGACGTCGATCGGGTGCATTTCCACGAGCTCGGGGCGATAGATAGCATCGTGGATGTCGCGGGCGCGGCGATCTGCTTTGAGTATCTTTTTGAAAATTTGGGTGTCTCGCGCGTGCTAAGCTCCAAAATCGAGCTTGGCGGCGGCATAACGATCTGCGATCACGGCGCGCTTAGCGTGCCGGCACCCGCCGTTTGCGAAATTTTAAAAGGCGTACCGATAAGTTTAGGGCGCGCAAATTTCGAGATGACCACGCCAACGGGAGCGGCGATTTTAAAGGCCTGCGCGGACGAGTTTGTAGACGGCGCGAGCTTTAAGATAGAAAAGATCGGCTACGGTGCAGGCAGCAAGGACGCAGCGGGCTTTGCAGACGTGCTTCGCGCGATAATCTGCGAGGCGGATGAAAATTTGAACGATGAAAGCGGCGAGCCAAATTTAGGCGCACGCTCAGGCTACGGCGAGGTTTGCAAGCAAATTTTAATCTCCACGAACATCGACGATATGGACGCCGAGAGCTTCGCCTTTGCGTGCGAAATTTTACGCGAAAACGGCGCGCTAGACGTGTTTAGCCGCTCTATTTTTATGAAAAAAGGGCGCGCAGGCTTTGAGCTAAACGCGCTGTGCCGCAAGCAGGACGCGCAAAATTTAAAGGATCTGATTTTTACGCACACGACGGCGATCGGCGTCCGCGAGGTAGAGGTTGCTAAAACCGAGCTAAAGCGCGAGTTTGTGCGGGTGCAGACGAAATTCGGCGAGATAGGGCTTAAAATTTCAGGCAGCAGCCAAACGCAAAAAATAAAGCCCGAATTTGACGAGTGCAAGACTGCGGCGCTCACGCACGGCACGACGATCGAGCGGGTGCGGAGAGAGGCGCTAGAAATCTATGACGAAACTAGAAAAACTAAAGGCTGATCTGCGCGGGCTGGGCGAACTCGCGGTCGCATTTAGCGGCGGTACGGACAGCTCGCTACTATTGCGCGCCGCGCACGACGCGCTGGGTGAGCGCGCGATGGGCATAACGATCAGATCGCCCTACATGTCCTCGCGCGAGATCGCCGAAGCCGTAGAATTTGCCCGCATCTACGGCATCAGGCACGAAATTTTAGAGCTAGGCGCCGCGGAGGAGATCAAAGACAACCCCGAAAACCGCTGCTATCTGTGCAAAAAGGCAGTATTTTCGAGCCTGATCGAGCGCGCCCGTGAGCTTGGCTTTAGCCGCGTCGCAGACGGCACGAACCGCGATGATCTGGGCGAATACCGCCCGGGGCTCAAAGCAAAAGAGGAGCTCGGCGTACTCTCGCCGCTGATAAATTTAACCAAATCAGATATCCGCGAGCTATCGCGCGAGTTAAATTTACCCACCGCCGAAAAACCCGGCTACGCGTGCTTGCTAACGCGCCTGCCGCACGGGCGTGAGATCGATGAGAGCGAGCTAAATTTGATCGAAGCGGCGGAAAATCTACTCATCGCAAGCGGCTACGCAAACGTCCGCGCGCGGTGCGACCGCAAAAATATAAAGCTGCAAATGCCCTTTGCTAGCATGCAAAGCTTTCTAAACGATGCGAAATTTAAAGATATCGTTAGGCAGCTCGTGATGCTGGGCGCAGCGGATGTGACGCTCGATCTAAAGGGGCTTAGAGAGGATGTTTTGCATGAGAGAGGATGAAATTTTAGAGCTTTTCGCGGGGATAAAAAGCGGCCGCGTGAGCGAGCAAGAGGCGCTAAAGTACCTGAAAAACTACCCCTACGAGGACGTGGGCTGCGCCAAAATCGACGTTCAGCGCGCCCTGCGAAACGGCGCGGGCGAGGTGATCTACGGCGAGGGCAAGACGGATGATGAAATTTTACGCATCGCAGAGGCGATCGGCGCGAGGCGGCAAAATATCCTAATCACGCGCACGAACGAGCGGGTTTTTAAGCGCGTGCGCGAGACGCTGCCGCAGGCGGAGTTTAACGCTCGCGGCCGCGTGATCAGCGTCAAATTTAAAGAGCCCGCGCTCACGCAAAGCTATATCGCGATAGTATCTGCCGGCACCGCCGACGGCGCGGTAGTGGAGGAGGCGTACGAGACGGCGCGCTTTTTAGGCAACGACGCGCGTAAATTTAGCGACGCGGGCGTGGCTGGGCTGCACAGGCTGATCGCAAATTTAGAGCAGATACGCGGCGCAAAGGTCGTGATCGCGGTGGCGGGCATGGAGGGCGCGCTAGCTAGCGTGCTGGCAGGCCTCGTGAGAGTGCCCGTGATCGCAGTGCCCACCAGCGTGGGATACGGGGCGAGTTTCGGCGGACTGGCGGCGCTACTATCGATGCTAAATAGCTGCGCAAACGGCGTCAGCGTCGTAAATATCGACAACGGTTTCGGCGCCGCGTACAACGCGAGCCTGATAAATCATCTCTAAATTTACGCCCGCCGCGCGGGTCAAATTTAACGGCTAAATTTAAAAGGAAAGCGTTGCGAGGGGAAAATTTAAACGAGCAAAAAAGTGCCGCAAAGCTCGCGCAAAAGCCGCAAACAAGGCAAAGCGCGAGAACGAGGCTAGCGTTTTTAGCCGCGGCTGGCGTGATTTTGGCGGCTGAAATTTACATCGCGATCTGCGTAAAGGGCGGCTTCGTGCGGCACTACCTGGGCGACGTTTTGGCCGTCATCTTGCTTTATGCTTTGACGCGGGCTATTTTTAGCGCGCCGCCTTTAAATTTGCCGCTTAAAATTTTCGCGTTTGCGGCGGCTTTGGAGCTAGCGCAGTATTTGGGCGCGGTGCAAATTTTAGGCGTAGAAAATAAAATTTTAAAAGTAATGATCGGCGGGACGTTTGATTTCGCCGATCTGCTCTGCTACGCGGTTGGCTGCGTCCTGGCGGGCGCTTATGAAAAATTTGAAAGTAAAATTTAGCAAAGGAGAAGCGATGGATAAAGAAAAAGCCGTAGAAAAAATGACCGAGGTCATGGCAAAATTCGTCGGCTACACGGGCAAAGTGCTGCCTGATGATGTGACGGCGAAGCTATGGGAGCTTAGTGAGCGCGAGACGCAGCCGTTAGCGAAGGAGATCTACAAAACGATGTTTGAAAACCAGCGCCTAGCTAAGCAACTAGACCGTCCGTCCTGTCAGGATACGGGCGTGATCCAGTTTTTCGTGCGCTGCGGAGCGAACTTCCCGCTCATCGGCGAGCTTGAGGAGCTGCTGCGAGAGGCCGTACTGCGAGCGACGCGCGAGGCTCCGCTGCGTCACAACAGCGTCGAGACCTTCGACGAGTATAACACCGGTAAAAACGTCGGAAAGGGCACGCCGAGCGTATTTTGGGAGATCGTGCCGGGTAGCAGCGAGTGCGAGATACACACCTATATGGCTGGCGGCGGCTGTAGCCTGCCCGGCAAAGCGACCGTACTGATGCCGGGCATGGGCTACGAGGGGGTCGTGAAATTTGTGATGGACATAATGACGAACTACGGCATAAACGCCTGTCCGCCGCTACTAGTCGGCGTGGGCGTGGGTACCTCGATCGACGTGGCGTCCTTGCTATCCAAAAAAGCGCTGATGAGACCTCTTGGCTCGGCAAATCCAAACGAACGCGCCGCGCTAACCGAAAAGCTGCTCGAAGAGGGCATAAACAAAATCGGCCTGGGCCCGCAAGGCATGAGCGGCGCAAGCTCGGTGATGGGCGTAAATATCGAGAACTGCGCCCGCCACCCAAGCGTCATCGCCGTCGCCGTAAACGTGGGCTGCTGGTCGCACCGCAAAGGCCATATCGTCTGGGACGAGCAGCTAAATTTTGCCGTAAAATCGCACAAGGAGTTCGCGCTATGAGTAAGAAAATTTTAACCACGCCGATCGCGCCCGAGGATCTGGCAGATATCAAGATCGGCGACGTGATCTATCTAACCGGACACATCGTCACCTGCCGCGACGTGCCGCACAGACGCATCGTGCAGGAGGGCTGCGAGCTGCCGCTAGATATAGCAGGCGGCGCGATCCTGCACGCAGGGCCGATCATCAGAAAAACGGGCGAAAAAAGCTTTGAGATGGTCTCCGTGGGGCCGACGACTAGCATGAGGATGGAGAAATTCGAGCGCGAATTTATCGCTAAAACGGGCGTGCGCCTGATAGTGGGCAAAGGGGGAATGGGCGAAGGCACGATGAGCGGCTGCAAGCAGTTTGGCGCGATACACTGCGTATTTCCCGCGGGCTGCGCGGTGGTGGCCGCGACGCAGGTCGAGCAGATCGAGAGCGCGGACTGGACGGAGCTTGGGATGCCCGAGACGCTGTGGAAGTGCCGCGTGAAGGAGTTTGGTCCACTCATCGTCTCCATAGACGTGCACGGAAATAATCTTTTCGAGCAAAACAAGGTCAAATTTAACGAGAAAAAGGACGCGGCGCTAGCTGAAATTTTACCGCAGGTCGGGTTTATAAAATAAAATTTAAACAGTATAAATTTACCACACTGCCAAATTTTATAAAATATTTAGGTTTAATAATAGGTCAAAGCTAAACCGTCGGCTAGATTTAGCCGACGGCTTATGCAAATTTAAAATATCGAAAACATAAATGACAAAACGAATAATACTAATAATCCGAATAGCATATTTGGACGTTGAAATTTATTCGCCGCTTTTAATTCCGATCCCGGGATTACCGGAATTACGGTTGCCAGTGCTGCGACCGGACCTCCCGTGAGATAGTATTGCATCATAGCGCTACCGCCGGCAGCCATAACGGCTAATGATAATGGTGTCGCCGTGCCTAGCGAAAGAGCGGCTTGCAAAAATGGTATGGTTATGGCTACTGATGCAGCATTACTTTGAGTTACAAAACCTGCTAACGCCGATACTATTAGCATACTTTGTATAGGCGCATGAGTTAGCATCGGGGTAAAAATTTGACCGATAAGATCGGCTAATCCAATTTGCTTTATAACGCCGCTCATAAATAAAAAACCTATCGTAGCTACAAGTGGAGTAGCTATCTTGCCGACGCCTTCAAGCATATTTTTTTCGCCTTCTTGAAAATTTAAGACGGAAAGCAAAATTGTGATAATCGCACTTGCAATACCTACTACAAAGACTGGAAATCCTGCAATAAAGCCGATGAAAAGCACAATAAAAGGCAAAAACGCTTTCCAAACCGGAGCTTCGTCAGCCTTTGCCTCAAATTCTTTTGAAATGCGCTCGATATCCTCTTTGCTAAGCGTTGTGCCGCTTCGCATTCTTTTTAATCTAAAAAAGGCACAAGCAAAAACACAAAGTCCGACAAACGTACCTATAACGTTAATTAGTCCGAATCCGATATTTGACACCGCTACGACGGCTACTTGCGTAGGATGAGTAAAACCGCCGTAGTTGCCTAAAATACCGGCATGTCCGTGAATACCAGCGGATTTATTAGGATCTACTCCAAGCTTCACGGATGCCGTACCGGTTATGACCGCAGTAATAGCCGGTTGCGTAAAACCGGTAAGCATACCTATTACCGCAGCCGCTATACCGCCGGCAGTCGCTACGCCTACGCCACCGCCCAGCCTATTTCCTAGTCTTACAATACTTCGAATAATTACATCCATGAAACCACTTGCTTGCATAACGCCGATAAACATTAAAATTCCTGTCATATCGGCAATAACCGGATTTAAACCTCCGATAATAAGAGAGGCCAAAGATACAACATTCTTTGGTCCTGTTACTGGAAATCCTGCTACTAGCGCGCTAATTGCCGAACCGACTATAGCCGTAGTATATAACGGCGTCTTACCGCTTATCATTAAGATAAGCGTAAAAATCATGACGCATTGAGCTGCGACTAACATTGTTAACTCCTTTTTAAAAATTTCGTTGAGCATTATAACATTTTTTTAAAAAATTATATATAATATTTAGTATTTTGTATTGAAAAATTTTAAAATATGGTATAATTTCCCAAACTAAAAAAGCAAAGGAGCAAAAAATGTCAAAGCCAAAAATTGCAGTCGGCGCATTGGGCGGTACGATTTGTATGAGCGCGAACGGTGGACAAGGCGGAGTTAAACCTAGCTTTAGTGCAGAACAGTTAGTAGGCGCAGTACCTGCTTTAAGGGAGATGGTGCAAATAGAGGCTAAAACCTTGCTGGCTCTTCCTAGCGGTAGTTTAAAGGTACAAGATCTCGTAGAAGTTTATAAATGGGCGAAAGAGCAGATTGCTAAAGGAGCAGTAGGCGTAGTCATTACGCAAGGAACCGATACGCTAGAAGAAAGCGCGTTCTTTTTAAATTTAGTTTGGGATGAGTATGCTCCGTTGGTTATTACCGGCGCTATGCGAAATGCCGATTCTATTAGCTCGGATGGTGCCGGCAATATATATGCTAGCGTGTTAACCGCTATTAGTCCGCAAAGTAGAGATCGGGGTGTGCTGGTAGTACTAAACGATACGATTCATAGTGCACTATGGGTTCATAAGAGCAACACCTTTTCTCTGCAAACTTTTGTATCTATAAATGCCGGTATTCAGGGACTTGTGATAGAGAATGAAGTAAAATTTATAACTCCTGCCGTATCGCGTAAAATTTATCCTTTGCCTGACGTCAAATTTCCTAAAGTAGAGATTATACAAAGCTATTTAGGTTGCGAGGGTGAAATGATTGAGCTCGCCTTACGTGCTAATTATAGCGGTATCATAATTAGTGGCGTAGGTGCCGGACATGTATCATATGATATGGTGGATAAACTAAGAGGTGCTCAAATTCCGGTCGTCGTCGCTTCTCGCACCGGTAGTGGGATTTGTGCTACTAAGACATACGGTTATAAAGGCTCAGAGATGGATTTACAAAGTATTGGTTGTATAATGTCTGGCTGGTTATCGCCGATTAAATCAAGGCTTTTACTGATGCTTTTGCTGGCAAATAATATGAATTTGGAACAGATAAAAAAAGAATTTGGGAATTTCTAAGGCGCCGATCTGGATTGTTTTTATATTATTTTTGTATAATACTCCTAAAAAACGGAGAATAAATGATACATCTCAATTCGGATCGTCCCATCACTACGACGGAATTTATAGTCCATAGCCTTAGCCAAGATATTTTAAACGGGAATATAAAATCCGGCTCCAAGCTGAAACAAAATGAAATTTCAAAGAGGTTTAACGTTAGCGCTACGCCGGTAAGAGAAGCGTTAAAAATTCTAACGGCAAAAGGACTGATCAGTTTCGATCCGTTTAAAGGCGCAATTGTAAAAGGGCTTTGCTATAAGGAAGCAAAAGAAATTTATGAACTCAGAATTTTATTGGAAAGCAAACTTATAACGGATGCGTTTGAAAAATATGATACTGAGTATCTACAAAAAGCAATTAATATCCAAGAGCAGATCGAAACTTGCACAGATTTAAACGAATGGGCTTTGTTAAATGCCAATTTTCATCGATGCTTTTGGCAGAGCGAAAGCGGCAGTAGGACGTTTAATATCGTCGAAACCCTTATAATGGCGGCAATCCCATATGTTTCACTGTCTTTGTTTTATAAAAAAACTCATATAAAATCCTCAAATGAGGAGCACAAGGCGATAATAGAAGCGTATCAGAAAAAAGACTTAAAAAAATTAGTTCATCTCAACACAGCACATACTAATAAGACCAAAAATATTTTGGAAGATGCGATAAAAAACAGTCTTTAAGTATTTTTTAAAAAAGTATGAAATCCGCGCTGCGGCAAACTTGTTAAATTCTTATCGAGATTAAATTTATGTCCACTTCTACATCAACCAAAACATTTCCCGATCAAATAGCTTCTAAAATTGCTTTTTAAAATCACATAAATTATATCAAGGGAGAATTGATAAAAAATTTTAAGGCTTTATCGATCGCAGTGATACTGACGCTAAATTTAAGCACTTCGGATATTACGCTTGATGGCAAGGACATGGCGCCGTAAGAAATAGCGCAGATTATAAACGGTGCAACTAGGCGCGAGATTAAATTTATCTGCAAAATTTAGCTAGTCGCATGGATAAATTTTAAAAATTTAAACCCGCAAAGCCGCTGTTTTAAAGTGCCAACTAAAAGCGCGCTAAGCTCTTTCGCAAATTTAACCTACGCGCTATTTTTCTGTGCGAATTTTACGCTTGCATAGAGGTAGCTTGCAAGCCCTAGCGCGCCCAGTATAGCGCCCGCCTCGCCTATGTGCTCAAGCCCGAATCTCGTTGCGACTTGATGTCCCAAAAGCGCTCCGCCGCCGATGCCTACGTTATAAATCGCCGAGTAGATCGATATCGCGACGTCGGTAGCATCGGGAGCCAGCGCCAAAACCCTAATCTGCAAACAAAGCCCGAAGCCGAAAATCCCCACTCCCCAGACGAAAGCTGCAAGCAGCAGCGCTACGTCATTTGCGACAAAAGCTTTTAACGTCAGCACCGAGGCTAGGATAAAAAGGATCGAGCAGATCAAAAAGGCGTTTGGAAAAGAGCGGTAAAGCTTTGAAAAAAGCACGCTTGCGGCGATTCCCGAAGCGCCGAATGCAAGCAGGACGTAGGTCACGAAGTGATCGCCTGCGGGGTTAAATTTCGCCACGAAGGGCTCGACGTAGCTGTAGGTCGTAAAATGCGCGCCTACGATCAAAAGCGTCAGCAGATACAAAGCAAGCAGCATCGGGCGCCTTGCAAGCATCGGCAAGCTCGCAAGAGAGCCCGCGCGGCGACTCGGTAAAAACGGTAAAATTTTCCAAAGAAACAGCGCCTCCGCCGCCGCAAGCGCGCCGATTGCGAAAAACGTGATGCGCCAACCGAAAAGCTCGCCGACCACGCGCCCCAAAGGAAGTCCCAAAACCATCGCAAGCGAGGTGCCCAAAGCCAGCATGCCGATAGCCTGCGAGCCTTTATTTATCGGCGCTACGCGCACGACGAGCGATGAGGTGATCGACCAAAAGATCGCATGCGAAATCGCGATGCCAAGTCGCGCGATTACCAAAATGGTAAAATTCCACGCAATAGCGGCCAGGATGTGGCTTAGCGTAAATAGCACGAAAAGTCGCAAAAGCAGCCTCTTGCGCTCGAGCTTTGAGGTTAGCAGCATCAGCGGCAGCGAGAGTATGCTCACCGCCCACGCGTAGATTGTGATGATTAGCCCCGTACTCGTAACGTCCATGCTAAAATCCGCTGCGATGTCGCTTAGCAGCGCTACGGGGATAAATTCAGTCGTGTTAAAAATAAAGGCGGCAAATGCTAACGCGATAACTCTAGCGTAAGCTATTTTATGGACGTTCATCGGTTTTCTCTTTTCAGCTTTTAAATTCAGACTTTAAATTTAGCGCATTTAGCGGTTTTTAGCTTTTCGAGTTCTGCTCGGAATTTTAAAATTTTAAATTCTGCGCCGTATATACGTGCCGCGTTTCGTGCTAAATCTAAGCGGAGGATTATAGCTAAATTTATCCTCCTCGCAGCTTGCGGAAATAGAATTTACGCTCAAAACGCAAAGTCGCGTGTGGTAAAATTCACACAGCGAGCGATCGATGAAAATTTAAAATGAAATTTGCGCTGCGCTCGGCAGGAGGCAGTAAAATTCCTTATATTTAGCAGAATGTGCTGAAATTTTATATGCCGCGATATAGCAAGCCATAAATACAATTTCGCTACGTCGAGCTTGGATGCGTATAGCGGTTGAGGTTTTGTAGTGGCTAAATTTTATTATCCAGTCTTGTTGCGATATGAGGTCTTTTTATCTTGTGGCAAGTGCATTTTTAAATTTCTTAATTTTCGCGCATTCCCGTCATTTGATATTTAGGTTAGAATTTCGAGTCAGACGGCTAAATTTACATTAATTTCTACCTGTTGCTAGCGAGCTGCGCTTAAAGTACGCAAAATTTTATTTTCAAAGCGGCGAAAGAGCTCGTTCTCAAACCGCCCGTATATAGTGCTTATCGCTCGCCGCTGTGATAAAGCTTTAGGATTTTATTCGGTTTGCGAAGCATTTAAATTTTTAAGCAATAAATATGTAAAATTAGCGAAATTTGATAATTCCAAAGGAACTAAAAATGGCAAAAGTTATGAAAACGATGGACGGAAACGAGGCGGCGGCTTACGTCTCATACGCCTTTACCGAGGTCGCGGGCATCTATCCGATCACGCCTAGCTCGCCTATGGCGGATTACACCGATATCTGGGCGTCGCAGGGCAAGAAAAACCTCTTCGGCATGCCCGTTAAAGTAGTCGAGATGCAAAGCGAGGGCGGCGCGGCGGGCACCGTGCACGGATCCTTACAAGCGGGTGCGCTTACGACGACGTACACCGCATCGCAGGGGCTTTTGCTAAAAATTCCAAATATGTACAAGATCGCGGGCCAGATGCTTCC contains:
- a CDS encoding sugar transporter gives rise to the protein MNVHKIAYARVIALAFAAFIFNTTEFIPVALLSDIAADFSMDVTSTGLIITIYAWAVSILSLPLMLLTSKLERKRLLLRLFVLFTLSHILAAIAWNFTILVIARLGIAISHAIFWSITSSLVVRVAPINKGSQAIGMLALGTSLAMVLGLPLGRVVGELFGWRITFFAIGALAAAEALFLWKILPFLPSRRAGSLASLPMLARRPMLLALYLLTLLIVGAHFTTYSYVEPFVAKFNPAGDHFVTYVLLAFGASGIAASVLFSKLYRSFPNAFLICSILFILASVLTLKAFVANDVALLLAAFVWGVGIFGFGLCLQIRVLALAPDATDVAISIYSAIYNVGIGGGALLGHQVATRFGLEHIGEAGAILGALGLASYLYASVKFAQKNSA